A single region of the Leptolyngbya subtilissima AS-A7 genome encodes:
- a CDS encoding S-layer homology domain-containing protein, with product MNANSVIRSGVLALGIGLGILVAIAPAQAESASVDTVVEPVAQGTEQQLVLPFTDVSPDHWAYEALLNLAGTYGCVSGYPDGTFRGEDTVTRYEFAAGMDSCLSVLSDLAQQQQQTRDQEVRSLIDAMEQSLSDLRELESDLPEAP from the coding sequence ATGAACGCAAACTCAGTCATTCGAAGTGGTGTACTGGCTCTAGGGATTGGTCTTGGGATTTTGGTGGCGATCGCTCCGGCCCAGGCAGAATCCGCTTCTGTGGATACAGTTGTTGAGCCTGTTGCCCAGGGCACTGAACAGCAGCTCGTTCTACCCTTTACCGATGTGTCGCCCGACCACTGGGCCTATGAGGCTCTGCTGAATCTGGCTGGGACCTATGGCTGCGTCAGCGGCTACCCCGACGGCACCTTTCGGGGTGAAGATACCGTCACCCGCTACGAGTTCGCTGCCGGTATGGACTCCTGCCTAAGTGTGCTGAGCGATCTAGCGCAGCAACAGCAGCAGACCCGAGACCAAGAGGTACGATCGCTGATTGACGCCATGGAGCAATCGCTCAGCGACTTGCGCGAGCTGGAGTCTGACCTGCCTGAAGCACCCTAG
- a CDS encoding LuxR C-terminal-related transcriptional regulator, with amino-acid sequence MSAAPAGVKSPSVDLPNQTRLLLDLQRVNKIAQRLSGCLEVKTIARFITNGLVDQFGCAFARIWVVEPEQTALRLVASSGLYTHTNGSFARVPMGAYKVGKIAQNRVPFLSNRLAEEAWVKDRDWAIANNIQGFAGYPLMTGDRVIGVLATFSRSPMAAEFLEVLQVLCMTATIALDAALSVETKRMGSAAVLAQRSALSDQLATILKTTTMALVGTEMALPASTGHLFVQLAELLDEFNCDYARLVYGATDVALEAIVAIPIADGAQAAADAVAQWRSRCHQLRFMATCLGGSLQTQPGPQQQMVQITLQTPYASGRLGAKVSIQCSTALVQVALTCMAYKARLTVCDPFDPEAVVITDSEPTAQGATCTIWVRVKALPPPSAQAVIDWTIDVEQLRQVVQRVSQGQLVEATSSDPSYPRPSEREREIMALLAQGLRDRDIAARLYISESTVKFHINNSLTKLQAKNRYQAVYQAAIQGWI; translated from the coding sequence GTGAGTGCTGCTCCCGCAGGTGTGAAAAGCCCTAGCGTTGATTTACCCAACCAAACTCGGCTGCTGCTCGATTTGCAGCGGGTCAATAAAATTGCCCAACGGTTGTCGGGGTGCCTTGAGGTAAAAACCATTGCCCGATTCATTACCAATGGGTTGGTCGATCAGTTTGGCTGTGCCTTTGCTCGGATCTGGGTGGTAGAACCGGAGCAAACCGCCCTCCGACTGGTGGCATCTTCGGGACTATATACCCATACCAACGGCTCCTTTGCGCGGGTGCCCATGGGGGCCTACAAAGTCGGCAAAATTGCCCAAAACCGGGTTCCCTTTCTCAGCAATCGCCTGGCCGAAGAAGCCTGGGTTAAGGATCGAGACTGGGCGATCGCCAACAATATTCAGGGGTTTGCAGGCTATCCGCTGATGACCGGCGATCGCGTCATTGGGGTGCTGGCCACCTTTAGCCGTAGCCCCATGGCCGCAGAGTTTTTAGAGGTCTTGCAGGTGCTCTGCATGACCGCCACCATTGCCCTCGACGCAGCGCTGAGCGTTGAGACCAAACGAATGGGCTCAGCGGCTGTCTTGGCCCAGCGCTCGGCTTTATCTGACCAGCTGGCAACAATTTTGAAGACCACCACAATGGCGCTGGTGGGTACCGAAATGGCACTGCCAGCTTCTACGGGCCACCTATTTGTACAGCTAGCTGAGCTACTAGACGAATTTAACTGTGATTATGCTCGGCTGGTCTACGGTGCGACCGACGTAGCGCTAGAAGCGATCGTAGCGATACCGATTGCCGATGGAGCCCAAGCTGCTGCCGATGCGGTGGCTCAGTGGCGATCGCGCTGTCACCAACTGCGGTTTATGGCTACCTGCCTGGGGGGCAGCCTACAAACCCAGCCTGGCCCCCAGCAGCAGATGGTGCAAATTACGCTGCAAACTCCCTACGCCAGCGGGCGGCTAGGGGCGAAGGTCAGTATTCAGTGCTCCACGGCCCTGGTACAGGTAGCCCTTACCTGCATGGCCTACAAGGCTCGGCTGACGGTGTGCGACCCCTTTGATCCAGAGGCCGTCGTGATTACCGACAGCGAACCTACTGCTCAGGGGGCAACCTGCACTATTTGGGTGCGAGTTAAGGCGTTGCCACCACCGTCGGCTCAGGCCGTGATCGATTGGACAATAGATGTTGAGCAACTGCGACAGGTTGTCCAGCGAGTTAGCCAGGGGCAACTAGTGGAAGCAACCTCCAGCGACCCTAGCTACCCGCGCCCGTCTGAGCGAGAGCGAGAGATTATGGCGCTGCTGGCACAGGGGCTGCGCGATCGCGACATTGCCGCCCGCCTCTACATCAGCGAGAGTACGGTAAAATTCCACATCAACAATAGCCTCACCAAGCTACAGGCTAAAAACCGCTACCAGGCCGTCTACCAAGCCGCGATTCAGGGGTGGATTTAA
- a CDS encoding sulfite oxidase-like oxidoreductase — MAGKFFHKPGAELADRVPPGQHLAKGFPVLTYGETPHIAQADWTLSITGLAQAKTFTWDEMMALPQAEFTADFHCVTTWSKLDVTWRGVRVTDLMEQLAVEPEATHVMLHCYGGYTTNLTLADFVLPENFFAHTLEGEPLPAEHGGPMRLVVPHLYAWKSAKWINGVEFLAVPALGFWERNGYHERGEPWAEERYSDR; from the coding sequence ATGGCCGGCAAGTTTTTCCACAAACCAGGCGCGGAGCTAGCCGATCGCGTTCCCCCCGGTCAGCATTTGGCTAAGGGTTTTCCGGTGCTCACCTACGGCGAGACGCCCCACATTGCTCAAGCCGACTGGACCTTGAGCATTACAGGCCTGGCCCAGGCTAAAACCTTTACCTGGGACGAGATGATGGCACTGCCCCAGGCGGAGTTCACCGCTGACTTTCACTGTGTGACGACCTGGTCAAAGCTGGATGTAACCTGGCGGGGCGTGCGCGTCACTGACTTGATGGAGCAGTTGGCGGTCGAGCCCGAGGCAACCCACGTCATGCTGCACTGCTACGGCGGCTATACCACCAACCTAACCCTGGCCGACTTTGTTCTACCCGAAAACTTTTTTGCCCACACCCTAGAAGGTGAGCCTTTGCCTGCCGAACATGGCGGTCCCATGCGCCTAGTGGTGCCCCACCTCTATGCCTGGAAAAGCGCCAAATGGATCAACGGCGTAGAGTTTCTTGCGGTCCCGGCCCTTGGTTTTTGGGAGCGTAACGGCTACCATGAGCGGGGCGAACCTTGGGCGGAAGAGCGCTACAGCGATCGCTAG
- the purE gene encoding 5-(carboxyamino)imidazole ribonucleotide mutase, with product MTNPEIGSDNSPEIGIIMGSDSDLPTMAAAIEICTEFGVAHEVAIVSAHRTPERMVTYAQTARDRGLKVIIAGAGGAAHLPGMVAALTPLPVIGVPVVSRTMQGLDSLYSIVQMPAGIPVATVAIGNATNAGLLAVQILATDRPTLLDQVAQYRRALEASVLAKQQKLEQLGPQSYLANQV from the coding sequence ATGACTAACCCTGAGATTGGCTCTGATAACAGCCCTGAAATTGGCATCATCATGGGCAGCGATTCAGACTTGCCCACCATGGCGGCAGCTATTGAGATCTGTACTGAGTTTGGGGTCGCCCACGAAGTGGCCATTGTGTCGGCCCACCGTACCCCCGAGCGCATGGTTACCTATGCTCAAACTGCCCGCGATCGCGGCCTCAAGGTGATCATTGCCGGGGCCGGAGGAGCCGCTCACCTGCCCGGCATGGTCGCTGCCCTCACCCCACTACCAGTAATCGGCGTCCCCGTAGTCAGCCGCACTATGCAAGGGCTCGATTCGCTCTACTCCATTGTGCAAATGCCAGCGGGCATTCCGGTAGCCACAGTTGCCATTGGCAATGCCACGAATGCTGGGCTGCTGGCAGTGCAGATTTTGGCCACCGATCGTCCTACCCTACTCGACCAGGTCGCCCAATATCGCCGCGCTCTTGAAGCTTCAGTGCTCGCCAAACAGCAAAAACTCGAGCAGCTTGGACCCCAAAGCTACTTGGCAAATCAAGTTTAG
- the thrB gene encoding homoserine kinase, protein MSTPISVTVPATTANIGPGFDCLGAALTLYNRFRFTALDQAAGTVVIAVSGLEADRVATDESNLVYKAFAHFYQQQGLAVPAVEIEIELAVPLARGLGSSSTAIVAGLLGANALCEQPLDQSTVVEMAIALEGHPDNVVPALVGGCQLAVSNADGTATLCPIPWHSDVVPVVIVPDFELSTAAARQVLPASYSRADAIFNTAHLGLLLRGLESGRGDWLRVALGDRIHQPYRQSLIPGYEAVSTAAAEAGAYGLVISGAGPTLLALTPVDQSAAVGDAMTAAWANAGQSTTTHVLSLEITGAQVSPI, encoded by the coding sequence GTGTCAACGCCCATCTCTGTTACTGTGCCCGCCACCACTGCCAACATTGGCCCTGGCTTCGACTGTTTGGGAGCCGCGCTGACGCTCTATAACCGCTTTCGCTTTACGGCCCTCGACCAGGCAGCAGGAACGGTGGTGATCGCAGTGAGCGGACTAGAGGCCGACCGGGTGGCGACGGATGAGTCTAACTTGGTTTACAAAGCCTTTGCCCACTTTTATCAGCAGCAGGGGTTGGCAGTGCCAGCGGTGGAAATTGAGATCGAGCTAGCCGTTCCTCTAGCACGCGGGCTGGGCAGCTCGTCCACCGCCATTGTGGCCGGGCTGCTGGGGGCGAATGCGCTGTGCGAACAGCCCCTCGATCAGTCGACCGTAGTAGAGATGGCGATCGCCCTAGAGGGCCATCCCGACAATGTCGTACCTGCCCTAGTGGGAGGCTGCCAGTTAGCGGTCAGCAACGCTGACGGTACCGCTACCCTATGCCCTATTCCTTGGCACTCTGACGTGGTGCCAGTGGTGATCGTGCCCGATTTTGAGCTCTCAACCGCTGCCGCCCGCCAGGTCTTGCCGGCCAGCTACAGCCGGGCCGACGCTATTTTCAATACTGCTCACCTCGGATTACTGCTGCGGGGGTTAGAGAGCGGTCGGGGCGACTGGCTGCGGGTGGCCTTGGGCGATCGCATTCACCAGCCCTATCGACAGTCTCTGATTCCCGGCTATGAGGCTGTCTCAACCGCCGCTGCCGAGGCCGGAGCCTACGGCCTTGTCATTAGTGGTGCTGGCCCCACGCTGCTAGCCCTCACACCTGTCGACCAAAGCGCTGCGGTGGGCGACGCTATGACTGCAGCATGGGCCAATGCTGGGCAGTCAACCACAACCCATGTGCTTAGCCTAGAAATTACTGGAGCCCAGGTAAGCCCTATCTAG
- a CDS encoding transposase, which translates to MAQQHPCPHCNNRHLLRIGVRGIRQCSSCKAYVDVRSRHWLKRLIRDRAA; encoded by the coding sequence ATGGCTCAACAACACCCCTGTCCTCACTGCAACAATCGACATCTGCTGCGCATTGGGGTGCGCGGTATTCGCCAGTGCTCTAGCTGTAAAGCTTACGTTGATGTGCGATCGCGCCACTGGTTGAAGCGCCTAATTCGCGATCGCGCTGCCTAG
- a CDS encoding PTPA-CTERM sorting domain-containing protein → MITRVAGNWIDVVFPVGFAPGNQPNLTLIPGQLGFKVNLEVEPTPVPTPALLPGLVGMGLAALRQRREDGRADKTQP, encoded by the coding sequence GTGATTACACGAGTGGCAGGCAACTGGATCGATGTGGTTTTTCCAGTGGGCTTTGCCCCAGGAAATCAGCCCAACCTCACCCTAATTCCTGGACAGCTTGGCTTTAAAGTCAATTTGGAGGTAGAACCAACCCCTGTACCGACCCCGGCGCTGCTGCCTGGACTAGTGGGCATGGGTTTGGCAGCTCTGCGCCAGCGCCGTGAGGACGGTCGAGCAGATAAAACCCAGCCCTAA
- a CDS encoding ammonium transporter: MPPFDQVFKRLFARVGGWAWVACIPLALIILATWGVAAHAQEELTAADVQVTLNNIWVLVCSFLVIFMNAGFAMVETGFCRQKNAVNVLTKNLIVFALATLAFWFIGFSLMFGANGNGWVGWGSFFLGGAPELYGLGPDGINLTKDTFFLFQVAFAGTAATIVSGAVAERIKFVDFLIFSVLLTAIAYPITGHWLWGGGWLADLGFHDFAGSTIVHSVGGWAALMGAAFLGPRMGKYNSDGQVNALPGHNLSIATLGCLILWLGWFGFNPGSQLAADSNVAYIAVTTNLGAAAGGVAATFVSWAMSGKPDLSMTINGILAGLVSVTAGCFVFGYAGAFVVGLIGGILVVFAVGFFDSIKIDDPVGATSVHLVCGIWGTLAVGLFANPNNFTQGGEGISGLFYGGGLGQLGLQILGILTVGLFTVVLSTIFWLVVKSVLGLRVSAEEEMKGLDIGEHGMEAYSGFLKDTSDMTGVM, encoded by the coding sequence GTGCCGCCCTTTGACCAGGTGTTTAAGCGTCTATTCGCCCGGGTTGGCGGTTGGGCTTGGGTAGCCTGTATCCCATTGGCGTTGATTATTCTGGCCACCTGGGGAGTCGCAGCTCACGCTCAGGAAGAGTTGACTGCTGCCGATGTGCAAGTCACCCTCAATAACATTTGGGTGCTGGTCTGTTCGTTCTTGGTCATTTTCATGAACGCTGGCTTCGCCATGGTGGAGACTGGCTTTTGCCGGCAAAAGAATGCTGTCAACGTGTTGACCAAAAACCTGATTGTTTTTGCTCTAGCCACCCTAGCCTTTTGGTTCATCGGCTTTTCGCTGATGTTTGGTGCCAATGGCAACGGCTGGGTAGGCTGGGGGAGCTTCTTCCTCGGTGGTGCCCCTGAACTGTACGGTTTAGGTCCCGATGGCATAAACCTCACTAAGGATACGTTCTTCCTGTTTCAGGTTGCCTTCGCTGGTACTGCTGCCACCATCGTGTCTGGGGCGGTAGCCGAGCGCATCAAGTTTGTTGACTTTCTCATCTTCAGCGTTTTGCTGACCGCTATTGCCTACCCCATCACAGGCCACTGGCTCTGGGGTGGCGGCTGGCTGGCTGATCTTGGTTTCCACGACTTTGCCGGGTCTACGATTGTGCACTCTGTTGGTGGGTGGGCGGCGCTCATGGGAGCCGCTTTTCTTGGCCCCCGCATGGGTAAGTACAACTCTGATGGGCAGGTTAATGCTCTGCCTGGGCACAATTTGAGCATTGCGACCCTGGGCTGCCTCATCCTTTGGTTAGGCTGGTTTGGGTTCAACCCTGGTTCTCAGCTCGCAGCCGATTCAAACGTAGCCTATATCGCGGTTACCACCAACCTGGGTGCTGCTGCCGGTGGTGTAGCCGCTACGTTTGTCTCCTGGGCAATGAGCGGCAAGCCCGACCTGTCGATGACTATCAACGGCATTCTGGCTGGTCTGGTATCGGTTACCGCTGGCTGCTTTGTCTTTGGTTATGCAGGTGCTTTCGTGGTCGGTTTGATTGGCGGCATCCTGGTGGTGTTCGCGGTCGGCTTCTTTGACAGCATTAAAATCGACGACCCCGTGGGTGCTACCTCGGTGCACCTGGTCTGTGGCATCTGGGGCACCCTAGCCGTAGGTTTGTTTGCCAACCCCAACAACTTTACCCAAGGGGGTGAGGGTATTTCTGGGCTGTTCTACGGTGGCGGCTTGGGTCAGCTAGGGCTTCAAATTCTGGGCATCTTGACCGTTGGTTTGTTTACGGTCGTGCTGTCCACCATATTCTGGCTGGTGGTTAAGTCTGTGCTGGGCCTGCGGGTCAGCGCCGAAGAAGAGATGAAAGGGCTGGACATTGGCGAGCACGGCATGGAGGCCTACAGTGGCTTTCTCAAAGACACCAGCGATATGACTGGTGTGATGTAG
- a CDS encoding DICT sensory domain-containing protein codes for MSHSTSVVEELLTAIPQLRPSLYFKTSLTALSHAMEDHVLAGTAKFLVIASFQQERFYLQEANRYLRIAELTDQVYVLSALGTSFASRSENYETIAFDTDDALTQEWHLIVVGADYSACLICRERSPVPAIDGPHLDQTRRFEGVWTQDRYVSQRAADMLLDRIAGYRPDLADKIAIARQRYINPSLMPTERLDGSGGPDPFTQRLVTYLQAGQYKLLKAYKAITAQERRERLVNSITSVVRQSLNADEIFAKAAQELGQALHVCRCLIYPCSATDATVVIAHQHLNSKVESLLGETWPLATNPLFDYIQDTKEIVAIANTQDRESPFRYELEAIQPLIERWQIQSWLIVPLTYQDRLVGLIELHHCLPQPYEWSEDDTALVDAIATQLSVAIIQAEAYANLQDLNQQLEALDRTRANLIAITGHELRTPLSTIQVCLESLATEPDMPNELRQIMLQSALEDAERMRKLVQDFLTLSRLESGRVEWNLESLSIQECVDLALSSIHGSQDSAATPTIKVKIPKQVPLVRADGEWLVEVLAKLLDNAQKFTPTTGKIIIQVTRSSPTHLQVTVADTGRGIEPSRLNVVFDRFYQEEGALRRTTGGTGLGLAMCRQIVEGLGGIIWAESEGKNKGSQFHFTVPIAQGKLDSRSNRSAGTAKKQPATLPGNPSVLLDD; via the coding sequence ATGAGCCATTCCACCTCTGTAGTGGAAGAATTGCTGACCGCAATTCCCCAGCTGAGACCTAGCCTCTACTTCAAGACCTCTTTAACCGCGTTGTCCCACGCGATGGAAGATCACGTGCTGGCGGGGACGGCGAAGTTTTTAGTGATTGCTAGCTTTCAACAGGAGCGGTTTTATTTGCAGGAGGCTAACCGCTATCTGCGCATTGCTGAGCTGACCGATCAGGTCTATGTATTGTCGGCCCTGGGTACTAGTTTTGCCAGTCGCTCTGAGAACTACGAAACGATCGCCTTTGACACCGACGATGCCCTTACCCAGGAGTGGCATCTGATTGTGGTGGGGGCTGACTACAGTGCCTGCTTGATCTGTCGAGAGCGATCGCCGGTACCGGCCATAGATGGCCCCCACCTCGACCAAACTCGCCGGTTTGAGGGAGTTTGGACCCAAGACCGCTACGTCAGTCAGCGGGCAGCAGACATGCTGCTCGATCGCATTGCCGGATACCGCCCTGACTTGGCTGACAAAATTGCGATCGCCCGCCAGCGCTACATCAATCCATCCCTGATGCCTACTGAACGCCTCGACGGCAGCGGTGGGCCTGATCCTTTTACCCAGCGACTGGTCACCTACCTCCAGGCAGGGCAGTACAAGCTGCTCAAAGCCTACAAGGCTATTACCGCTCAAGAGCGACGGGAGCGCTTGGTTAACTCCATTACCTCGGTGGTGCGGCAGTCTCTTAACGCCGACGAAATTTTTGCCAAAGCGGCCCAGGAGTTGGGCCAAGCGCTACACGTGTGTCGCTGCCTAATCTATCCCTGTAGCGCCACCGACGCCACGGTAGTGATTGCGCACCAGCACCTCAACAGCAAGGTCGAGTCGCTGCTGGGCGAGACCTGGCCGCTGGCCACCAATCCCCTATTTGACTACATTCAAGACACCAAAGAAATTGTCGCCATTGCCAACACCCAAGACCGCGAGTCGCCTTTTCGTTATGAGCTAGAGGCCATTCAGCCCCTGATTGAGCGGTGGCAGATTCAATCATGGCTGATTGTGCCCCTGACGTACCAAGACCGCCTGGTGGGCCTGATCGAACTGCACCACTGCCTACCCCAGCCCTACGAGTGGAGCGAAGACGATACAGCCCTGGTAGATGCGATCGCCACCCAGCTCAGCGTCGCCATCATTCAGGCTGAGGCCTACGCTAACCTACAGGACCTCAACCAGCAGCTCGAAGCCCTCGATCGCACTCGGGCCAATCTGATCGCCATTACTGGTCATGAGCTACGCACCCCGCTCTCGACGATTCAGGTCTGTCTCGAAAGTCTGGCCACCGAGCCTGACATGCCCAACGAGCTGCGCCAGATTATGCTGCAATCGGCCCTTGAAGATGCCGAGCGCATGCGCAAGCTGGTGCAAGACTTTCTCACCCTGTCACGGCTTGAGAGCGGTCGTGTCGAGTGGAACCTAGAGTCGCTCTCCATTCAGGAATGCGTCGATTTGGCCCTCAGCAGCATCCACGGTAGCCAAGACAGCGCCGCAACCCCCACCATTAAGGTCAAAATTCCTAAGCAGGTGCCCCTAGTGCGCGCCGATGGCGAATGGCTGGTCGAGGTGCTGGCTAAACTGCTCGACAATGCCCAAAAATTTACCCCTACCACCGGCAAAATCATTATTCAGGTGACCCGCTCTAGCCCTACCCACCTGCAAGTCACCGTCGCCGACACTGGGCGCGGCATTGAGCCCAGCCGCCTGAATGTGGTGTTCGATCGTTTTTATCAAGAAGAAGGGGCGCTGCGGCGGACTACCGGTGGTACCGGGCTAGGGCTAGCCATGTGCCGTCAGATTGTGGAGGGGCTGGGGGGCATAATCTGGGCCGAATCAGAGGGTAAAAACAAGGGCAGCCAATTTCACTTCACTGTCCCCATTGCCCAAGGTAAGCTCGACAGCCGCAGCAACCGCTCCGCCGGAACGGCCAAAAAACAGCCCGCTACCCTACCGGGCAATCCCTCTGTGCTGCTCGATGACTAG
- a CDS encoding GTPase, producing MGDSPQPNPSNGSPSWAAPMLEAWHLLRERIGQLRPDQQLSRWFNIDDDKVVEILAAVREQLPTTEALLIGKPQAGKSSIVRGLTGVSADIIGQGFKPHTQNTQRYAYPSEDLPLLIFTDTVGLGDVTQATEAIIAELVNDLNSETRTARILVLTVKINDFATDTLRQIAVRLRQQFPTVPCLLVVTSSHEVYPPNQDNHPPYPPKMESVQRPFQAVQANFEGLVDRTVLIDFTLDEDGFDPVFYGLDAMRDALADLLPEAEAQALYQLLDEQAEATNQLGNLYRDVGRHYMSAFAVMAATLAAVPLPFATMPVLTALQVSMVVLLGKLYGQTLSPSQAGGLISAIAGGFFAQAVGRELVKFIPGFGSVVAASWAAAYTWALGEGACVYFGDLMGGKKPDPKKIQAAMKEAFTAAKDRFKDSASEISPSDPKEV from the coding sequence ATGGGCGACTCTCCACAACCTAATCCCTCCAATGGCAGCCCGTCGTGGGCCGCTCCGATGCTAGAGGCCTGGCATCTGTTGCGCGAGCGCATCGGTCAGCTCCGGCCTGATCAGCAGCTCAGCCGCTGGTTCAATATTGACGATGACAAAGTGGTCGAAATTTTGGCGGCCGTGCGCGAGCAGTTGCCCACCACCGAGGCTCTGCTGATTGGCAAACCCCAAGCCGGCAAAAGCTCCATCGTGCGAGGGTTAACCGGAGTTTCAGCCGATATTATCGGTCAGGGTTTCAAGCCCCATACCCAAAACACCCAGCGCTACGCCTACCCCTCCGAAGATCTGCCCCTGCTGATTTTTACCGATACCGTAGGGCTAGGGGATGTAACCCAGGCCACCGAAGCTATCATTGCTGAGCTGGTTAACGATCTCAACAGTGAGACCCGCACGGCCCGCATTTTGGTTTTGACAGTCAAAATCAACGATTTTGCCACCGACACCCTGCGCCAAATTGCCGTCCGCCTACGTCAGCAGTTTCCCACCGTGCCCTGCCTGCTGGTGGTCACCTCCAGCCATGAGGTCTATCCTCCCAACCAGGACAATCACCCGCCCTACCCACCCAAGATGGAGTCCGTACAGCGTCCCTTTCAGGCCGTGCAAGCTAATTTTGAGGGATTGGTTGATCGCACCGTGCTGATCGACTTCACCCTTGACGAAGACGGCTTCGACCCCGTGTTCTATGGCCTTGACGCGATGCGCGATGCCCTGGCTGACCTGCTCCCTGAGGCCGAGGCCCAGGCGCTTTACCAACTGCTGGACGAGCAGGCTGAGGCCACCAACCAGCTGGGTAACCTCTACCGCGATGTGGGGCGGCACTACATGTCAGCCTTTGCCGTTATGGCGGCCACCCTGGCGGCGGTACCTCTACCCTTTGCCACTATGCCGGTGCTGACGGCGCTTCAGGTTTCTATGGTGGTGCTGTTGGGTAAGCTCTACGGTCAAACCCTGAGCCCTTCTCAAGCGGGTGGGCTAATTAGCGCGATCGCGGGCGGTTTTTTTGCCCAAGCTGTCGGGCGCGAGCTGGTCAAATTTATCCCCGGCTTTGGCAGTGTGGTTGCAGCATCCTGGGCCGCCGCTTACACCTGGGCGCTGGGCGAAGGAGCCTGCGTCTACTTCGGCGACCTAATGGGGGGGAAAAAGCCCGACCCTAAAAAGATTCAGGCTGCTATGAAAGAGGCCTTCACCGCGGCCAAAGATCGCTTCAAAGACAGCGCTTCAGAAATCAGCCCATCTGACCCTAAGGAAGTTTAG
- a CDS encoding NAD(P)H-quinone oxidoreductase subunit 4 produces MLTEQFPWLTTLVLLPLLAILPIPVLPNRNGQTLRWYALGIGFIEFSLILYTFINFYNLNQPGLQLVESYDWVPQVGITWSLGADGLAMPLVVLSGLVTTLAILASWNITHRPRLYFSLLLVMYSAQVGVFLAQDLVMFFLMWELELVPVYLLISIWGGKKRLYAATKFILYTAIGSVFILVAALAMAFYGDTVTFNLTELAQKDYSLTFQLLVYAAFLVAFAVKLPIFPLHTWLPDAHSEAPAAVSMILAGVLLKMAGYGLIRMNIEMLPDAHLYFAPFLAILGVVNVIYASMTAFGQDNLKRRMAYSSVAHMGFVLIGCSAFTTLGMSGAMLQMISHGLIAAVMFFLSGVTYERTHTLDMDEMGGIARKMPTSFAFFTAASMASLALPGMSGFVSEIAVFLGMATSDVYSTTFKTVIIIGAAVGVVLSPIYLLSMLRRIFYGDAGKVVAKVPNIIDIRPREAFVAACLLVPIIGIGLYPKLATQVYDAKTVEVASRVQHTLLASAPTSPLYAHVLVAPQVTVAELPTVLSSQID; encoded by the coding sequence ATGCTAACCGAGCAATTTCCGTGGCTAACGACCCTAGTTTTATTGCCTTTACTGGCGATTTTGCCGATACCGGTCCTGCCCAATCGCAATGGGCAAACTCTCCGCTGGTACGCCCTGGGCATTGGCTTCATCGAGTTTTCGCTAATTCTCTACACGTTTATTAACTTCTACAATCTCAACCAGCCCGGTCTACAGCTGGTAGAAAGCTATGACTGGGTACCTCAGGTGGGCATCACCTGGTCACTTGGAGCCGATGGCCTAGCAATGCCGCTGGTGGTGCTGAGTGGTCTGGTGACGACCCTGGCTATTTTGGCTTCGTGGAATATTACCCACCGTCCTCGCCTCTACTTCAGCCTGCTGCTGGTGATGTATAGCGCCCAGGTTGGGGTCTTTTTGGCCCAGGACTTGGTGATGTTCTTCTTAATGTGGGAATTAGAGCTGGTGCCGGTTTACCTGCTAATTTCCATCTGGGGCGGTAAAAAGCGCCTCTACGCCGCCACTAAATTTATTCTCTACACTGCCATCGGTTCTGTCTTCATTCTGGTAGCAGCCCTAGCCATGGCGTTCTACGGCGATACCGTTACCTTTAACCTGACGGAACTGGCCCAGAAAGACTACAGCCTCACATTCCAACTCCTAGTCTACGCAGCTTTCTTAGTAGCCTTTGCAGTTAAGTTACCGATTTTTCCGCTGCACACCTGGCTACCCGACGCCCACAGCGAAGCCCCCGCCGCCGTGTCAATGATCTTGGCCGGGGTCCTGCTCAAGATGGCGGGCTATGGCCTGATTCGCATGAACATTGAGATGCTGCCCGATGCCCATCTCTATTTCGCGCCTTTCCTGGCGATTCTCGGCGTGGTCAACGTCATCTATGCGTCGATGACCGCCTTTGGCCAAGACAACCTCAAGCGCCGCATGGCCTACTCATCAGTGGCCCACATGGGCTTTGTGCTGATTGGCTGCTCGGCCTTCACCACCCTGGGTATGAGCGGCGCTATGCTGCAAATGATTTCCCACGGGCTGATCGCGGCGGTGATGTTCTTTTTGTCTGGGGTGACCTACGAGCGCACCCACACCCTCGATATGGATGAGATGGGTGGCATCGCTCGCAAGATGCCCACCAGCTTCGCCTTCTTTACCGCTGCTTCTATGGCATCGCTGGCCCTGCCCGGCATGAGCGGGTTTGTCAGCGAGATCGCGGTGTTCCTCGGTATGGCCACTAGCGATGTCTACAGCACGACCTTCAAGACCGTAATTATTATTGGTGCTGCTGTTGGGGTGGTGCTGTCGCCCATTTATCTACTCTCTATGCTGCGCCGCATTTTCTACGGTGACGCGGGTAAGGTAGTGGCTAAGGTACCCAACATCATTGATATTCGCCCCCGGGAGGCCTTTGTAGCGGCCTGTCTGCTGGTACCGATCATTGGGATTGGCCTCTATCCAAAGCTGGCCACTCAGGTTTACGACGCCAAAACTGTTGAGGTGGCTAGTCGCGTACAGCATACCCTGCTAGCATCTGCTCCAACTTCGCCGCTCTACGCCCATGTGCTGGTGGCTCCTCAGGTGACAGTGGCTGAATTGCCCACTGTTCTGTCCTCTCAAATCGACTAG